A genomic stretch from Aedes albopictus strain Foshan chromosome 2, AalbF5, whole genome shotgun sequence includes:
- the LOC134287884 gene encoding serine/threonine-protein kinase meng-po has translation MRNIPKSIAMKLSESKSDTSIIANLYKSINHNYRRLSNTSSLLHRIPDMEIPSLNIADEYDIEKTIAEGCFAKIFLAHHRPTGTTVVLKAIHTELTTLKEFIKEFHYNYQLSHHPNILSCYQVKFQTNEYYVYAQEHAPFGDLAANVGANGLQESSCKKIAEQLSSALGFMHLKGLVHRDLKLENILVFTPDFSRIKLCDFGTTTREGILVNKNNKTWISFLPPEVLEVVKNERFICKSSSDSWQFGIVLYVCLIGSTPWKSADWVRDGKYAAFMKYQKRETTKIPENFRRFTPRLLRAFRRIFDHNEEDRAKVSDIMKYMKNKWMDNKITTSKSTSNIASNTQQQASSDQDSIKYINHRESRNSFDGRLRARRMTSFGGLTPEPAPVSSVDQDTIRNKVWEWLESNDLNRHDSMDDVVDFSFWNKSESKSYQYAKRESIIGACSTTTTAMTLTTTARDTSSASSGHRYK, from the coding sequence ATGAGAAATATACCGAAAAGCATCGCAATGAAGCTATCCGAGAGTAAATCCGACACATCAATCATCGCCAACCTGTACAAATCGATCAACCACAATTATCGGAGGCTGTCCAACACGAGCAGCCTTCTGCATCGGATTCCGGACATGGAGATACCGTCCTTGAACATAGCCGACGAGTACGACATCGAGAAGACGATTGCGGAAGGCTGTTTCGCGAAAATATTCCTTGCTCACCACCGACCAACCGGGACCACTGTTGTGCTCAAAGCAATACACACCGAGCTGACCACActgaaggaattcatcaaagAGTTCCACTACAACTACCAGCTCAGTCACCATCCGAACATTCTCAGCTGCTATCAGGTCAAATTTCAAACGAATGAATATTACGTCTACGCCCAAGAGCATGCACCGTTCGGCGATTTGGCGGCAAATGTAGGGGCCAACGGGCTACAGGAGTCCAGCTGCAAAAAGATAGCCGAACAGTTAAGTTCAGCTCTAGGGTTCATGCACTTGAAGGGGCTGGTTCACAGGGACCTGAAGTTAGAGAACATTCTAGTATTTACACCAGATTTCTCGCGAATTAAGCTGTGTGACTTCGGAACAACCACCCGCGAGGGCATTCTAGTCAATAAGAACAATAAAACGTGGATATCATTCCTACCCCCGGAAGTATTAGAGGTTGTGAAAAATGAAAGGTTCATCTGCAAATCGTCGTCTGATTCGTGGCAGTTTGGCATTGTACTGTACGTTTGCCTAATTGGATCTACGCCATGGAAGTCCGCCGATTGGGTGCGTGATGGCAAGTATGCGGCCTTCATGAAGTACCAGAAGCGGGAAACGAcaaaaattccggaaaatttcagACGATTCACGCCCCGTCTTCTTCGAGCATTCCGGCGGATTTTCGACCACAATGAAGAAGATCGAGCAAAGGTCAGCGATATCatgaaatatatgaaaaacaagtGGATGGACAATAAGATAACTACTTCCAAATCGACTTCCAACATTGCAAGCAATACTCAGCAACAGGCTTCCTCCGATCAGGACTCCATCAAATACATCAACCATAGGGAAAGTCGGAACTCCTTCGATGGGAGGCTCCGAGCGCGAAGAATGACAAGTTTCGGAGGTCTGACACCAGAACCGGCTCCAGTTTCCAGCGTGGATCAGGACACAATCCGAAACAAAGTGTGGGAGTGGCTAGAGTCGAACGATTTGAACCGCCACGACAGCATGGACGACGTGGTGGACTTTTCTTTTTGGAACAAGAGTGAATCGAAATCGTACCAGTATGCGAAACGGGAATCGATTATTGGTGCATGTTCAACGACGACCACCGCCATGACACTGACGACTACGGCGAGAGACACCAGCAGTGCAAGCAGCGGACATCGCTATAAATAG